In Nothobranchius furzeri strain GRZ-AD chromosome 19, NfurGRZ-RIMD1, whole genome shotgun sequence, the following are encoded in one genomic region:
- the LOC129152254 gene encoding saxitoxin and tetrodotoxin-binding protein 1: MSLCSIMNLWLSGFILFASLFLCSSAPTPEECNQLVKPLSLADPSMMFGKMHFIAGYTNHKVYKAVLKITESSWVNIKASPSSNTQVLMTQENKFGGICLGSTVSVTIDGDTARASIPNINSVFHVLPSCNGCLVFSINSTARHMKELLKLMKIKEAFEDDEIHTQVLYLLSREFTLTDSDLEHFKKQASCLGFSGDPDFRYNPIKTFCQEGEGLRLPHSQDSDPTPEECKQLAKPLSLANPSVMFGRTHLLALYTDHDFYKSVIKMTDSSWVNITASPSSSSQVLQTQENKINGTCLTTLFNMTLDGNTVTSFFSNGRSVSHILPSCDGCLVFISNITINHVTDADEIHTRALYFLGRESTLKDSDLEHFKKQARCFGYSGEPYYRHNPEKGYCQEGEGIKVQY, encoded by the exons ATGTCCCTCTGTAGCATCATGAATCTGTGGCTGAGTGGTTTTATCCTCTTTGCTTCGCTGTTTCTGTGCAGCTCAGCTCCGACACCTGAAGAATGCAACCAGCTGGTGAAACCTTTATCTTTGGCTGACCCCTCCATG ATGTTTGGCAAAATGCACTTCATTGCAGGTTACACGAACCATAAAGTTTATAAAGCCGTCCTAAAGAtaactgagagctcctgggtgaaCATCAAAGCATCTCCATCCAGCAACACTCAGGTTCTCATGACTCAGGAGAACAAGTT TGGTGGGATCTGTCTTGGTTCAACAGTAAGCGTGACGATAGACGGAGACACAGCAAGAGCATCAA TTCCCAACATAAACTCTGTTTTCCACGTCCTGCCGAGCTGCAATGGCTGTCTGGTCTTCAGTATCAACTCCACTGCCAGACACATGAAGGAGCTCCTCAAGTTGATGAAAATCAAGGAGGCCTTTGAGGATGATGAGATCCATACTCAAGTTCTTTACCTCTTAA GCAGGGAGTTCACCCTGACGGACTCTGATCTGGAGCATTTCAAGAAGCAGGCAAGCTGCCTCGGCTTCTCTGGAGACCCAGACTTCCGCTACAATCCTATAAAAA CTTTCTGTCAGGAGGGAGAAGGCCTCAGGCTGCCGCATTCACAAGA CTCAGATCCAACACCTGAAGAGTGCAAGCAGCTGGCGAAACCTTTATCTTTGGCCAACCCCTCTGTG ATGTTTGGCAGAACACACTTGCTTGCATTGTACACGGATCATGATTTCTATAAATCAGTCATTAAGATGACCGACAGCTCCTGGGTGAACATCACAGCGTCTCCATCCAGCAGTTCTCAGGTGCTCCAGACTCAGGAGAACAAGAT TAATGGAACCTGCCTTACTACATTGTTCAACATGACGTTGGACGGCAACACAGTGACATCATTCT TTTCGAACGGGAGGTCCGTCTCCCACATCCTGCCCAGTTGTGATGGCTGTCTGGTCTTCATTTCGAACATCaccatcaaccatgttactgatgcggATGAGATCCACACTCGAGCTCTTTATTTCTTAG gcAGGGAGTCCACCCTGAAGGACTCTGATCTGGAGCATTTCAAAAAGCAGGCGCGCTGCTTCGGTTATTCTGGAGAGCCATACTACCGACACAATCCTGAGAAAG GTTACTGTCAGGAGGGTGAAGGCATCAAAGTGCAATACTAA